The Terracoccus luteus genome includes a region encoding these proteins:
- a CDS encoding GtrA family protein: MRRFGEFLFVRHRHNWLLLLRFALVGASGVLVNLLTLVLVKRLGPPTEDPLFGLPLTEFNVRWYHVYSTVAFVVANLWNFQLNRTYTFRSARHAGWWREYGPFFAVGLAGQFVGLLLLTALMHRGSPLSLPTGILDGSTGLRTRLYWAQLIVIAVVTPVSFVLNKVWTFAAVRAHHPDLADPSHTDEVLAEAGVPAHDPAPTSAAPAPVRRNRAR; this comes from the coding sequence GTGAGGCGGTTCGGCGAGTTCCTGTTCGTGCGCCACCGGCACAACTGGCTGCTGCTGCTCCGGTTCGCGCTGGTGGGTGCCTCCGGCGTCCTCGTCAACCTGCTGACGCTCGTGCTCGTCAAGCGCCTCGGCCCGCCGACGGAGGACCCCCTCTTCGGCCTCCCTCTCACCGAGTTCAACGTGCGGTGGTACCACGTCTACTCGACGGTGGCCTTCGTCGTGGCCAACCTCTGGAACTTCCAGCTCAACCGCACCTACACCTTCCGCAGCGCCCGCCACGCCGGCTGGTGGCGCGAGTACGGCCCCTTCTTCGCCGTCGGCCTCGCCGGCCAGTTCGTCGGGCTGCTCCTGCTCACCGCCCTCATGCACCGCGGGTCGCCGCTGTCGCTGCCGACCGGCATCCTCGACGGCTCGACCGGGCTGCGCACCCGGCTCTACTGGGCCCAGCTCATCGTCATCGCCGTCGTCACGCCGGTCTCGTTCGTGCTCAACAAGGTGTGGACCTTCGCCGCCGTGCGGGCCCACCACCCCGACCTCGCCGACCCCAGCCACACGGACGAGGTGCTCGCCGAGGCGGGGGTCCCGGCGCACGACCCCGCGCCCACCTCCGCCGCGCCCGCGCCCGTGCGGCGGAACCGCGCCCGCTGA
- a CDS encoding adenylate/guanylate cyclase domain-containing protein, whose translation MTESAATGGGDVTERLLGHPLELRRREVSAGAGVSLLSARRFWHALGFPVVDTDDELFTVADQEALASVAALVREGLLDETTALSLTRAFARSTDRLAGWQSQLVAEAVEARLDSEGDAPVLASGGAPGAAAGAAETRAVPGHETAVEVAERLAVLADRLEPLLVYAWRRHLSATVSRLLADADPEAYGLTKMRSVGFADLVSFTALVRRLSERDLARLVSRFEALSADVITAHGGRLIKTVGDEVLFTTVTAAPAAAIALDLVDAMTADDLLPQLRVGMARGPIVSRLGDVFGTTVNRAARLTAVAGSGAVLVDAPMARDLASLSGFELDEQRRRQLRGVGTVVPSLLRRAPASGRRVPRDPVT comes from the coding sequence ATGACCGAGTCAGCGGCGACGGGCGGTGGGGACGTCACCGAGCGGCTGCTCGGGCACCCGCTCGAGCTGCGCCGCCGGGAGGTGAGCGCCGGCGCCGGCGTCTCGCTGCTGTCGGCCCGCCGGTTCTGGCACGCCCTCGGCTTCCCCGTCGTCGACACCGACGACGAGCTGTTCACCGTCGCCGACCAGGAGGCCCTCGCCTCCGTCGCCGCCCTCGTGCGCGAGGGCCTGCTCGACGAGACGACCGCCCTGAGCCTCACCCGGGCCTTCGCCCGCTCCACGGACCGCCTCGCCGGGTGGCAGTCGCAGCTCGTCGCCGAGGCCGTGGAGGCCCGGCTCGACTCGGAGGGCGACGCCCCGGTCCTCGCGTCCGGCGGCGCCCCGGGCGCCGCGGCGGGCGCGGCGGAGACCCGGGCCGTCCCCGGCCACGAGACGGCCGTCGAGGTGGCCGAGCGCCTTGCGGTGCTCGCCGACCGGCTCGAGCCGCTGCTCGTCTACGCGTGGCGCCGCCACCTCAGCGCCACCGTGTCGCGCCTGCTCGCCGACGCCGACCCCGAGGCGTACGGACTGACGAAGATGCGCTCCGTCGGGTTCGCCGACCTCGTCAGCTTCACGGCCCTCGTGCGCCGCCTCAGCGAGCGCGACCTCGCCCGCCTCGTCAGCCGCTTCGAGGCACTCTCGGCCGACGTCATCACCGCGCACGGCGGACGCCTCATCAAGACGGTCGGCGACGAGGTGCTGTTCACGACCGTCACCGCCGCCCCGGCCGCCGCCATCGCCCTCGACCTCGTCGACGCCATGACCGCCGACGACCTGCTGCCGCAGCTGCGCGTCGGCATGGCCCGGGGTCCGATCGTCTCGCGCCTCGGCGACGTCTTCGGCACGACCGTCAACCGCGCCGCGCGGCTGACGGCCGTCGCCGGCTCGGGCGCCGTGCTCGTCGACGCCCCGATGGCCCGCGACCTCGCCAGCCTCAGCGGTTTCGAGCTGGACGAGCAGCGCCGGCGTCAGCTGCGCGGGGTGGGCACGGTGGTGCCGTCCCTGCTGCGACGCGCCCCGGCATCCGGTCGTCGGGTGCCCCGCGACCCCGTCACCTGA
- a CDS encoding sensor histidine kinase — MRALLDRLATVTAAATAVFTAVFSGAVFWYFLSEQPEVVGEWADQEPLSQAAKGAGVVLAVAALAGLAAWSVTASQRRRGTEAAADLVDLASRFATGETRLMPVRSGVREIDRVSDVITRRSHDMTKSLAAERDFAADASHQLRTPLTALLMRLEEISVTEDVDAVREEATIAIAQVERLTRVVDDLLGRGRAGGGPAPAVSLDSVIAALQREWQPAFEQARRSVRVRGERSLFVRSTPVALSQVLSTLFENSLVHGRGTVDVHARRSGPSVVVEVSDEGDGVAPAMAPHIFERSVSSGTGGSTGLGLALARDLAESNGGRLDLVQAQPARFALFLSEARDE, encoded by the coding sequence GTGCGGGCGCTGCTCGACCGGCTGGCGACGGTGACCGCCGCGGCCACGGCGGTCTTCACGGCGGTCTTCTCCGGGGCGGTTTTCTGGTACTTCCTCTCCGAACAGCCCGAGGTCGTCGGCGAGTGGGCTGACCAGGAGCCCCTCAGCCAAGCGGCCAAGGGGGCGGGCGTGGTGCTCGCCGTCGCGGCGCTCGCTGGTCTCGCGGCCTGGTCGGTGACGGCCTCCCAGCGCCGTCGCGGCACCGAGGCGGCGGCCGACCTCGTCGACCTCGCCTCACGGTTCGCGACGGGCGAGACGCGCCTCATGCCGGTGCGCTCGGGGGTGCGCGAGATCGACCGGGTCTCCGACGTCATCACCCGGCGCTCGCACGACATGACGAAGTCGCTCGCGGCCGAGCGCGACTTTGCCGCCGACGCCTCCCACCAGCTGCGCACCCCGCTCACCGCGCTGCTCATGCGCCTCGAGGAGATATCGGTCACCGAGGACGTCGACGCGGTGCGCGAGGAGGCGACGATCGCCATCGCCCAGGTGGAGCGCCTGACCCGCGTCGTCGACGACCTCCTCGGCCGCGGCCGGGCCGGGGGCGGCCCCGCGCCGGCGGTGTCGCTCGACTCCGTCATCGCCGCCCTGCAGCGTGAGTGGCAGCCCGCGTTCGAGCAGGCGCGGCGCTCGGTGCGGGTCCGGGGGGAGCGCAGCCTCTTCGTCCGCTCGACCCCGGTCGCGCTGTCGCAGGTGCTCTCCACCCTGTTCGAGAACAGCCTCGTGCACGGCCGCGGCACCGTCGACGTGCACGCCCGCCGCTCCGGGCCGTCGGTCGTCGTCGAGGTGAGCGACGAGGGTGACGGGGTCGCGCCCGCCATGGCGCCGCACATCTTCGAGCGCTCGGTCAGCAGCGGCACCGGCGGCAGCACCGGCCTCGGCCTCGCCCTCGCCCGTGACCTCGCGGAGTCCAACGGCGGCCGCCTCGACCTCGTCCAGGCCCAGCCCGCCCGGTTCGCCCTCTTCCTCTCCGAGGCCCGCGACGAGTGA
- a CDS encoding response regulator transcription factor has protein sequence MTRVLLAEDDPAISEPLARALRREGYEVDVREDGAAALEGAKENPDLVLLDLGLPLVDGLEVCRRIRAEGRTIPVLILTARADEVDTVVGLDAGADDYVTKPFRLAELLARVRALLRRTPTDAPPGPELMRIDSEGRRAWFKGEELQLTAKEFDLLRVLVREQGKVVSREQLMREIWDTAWFGSTKTLDMHISVLRRKLGDDATSPQYIATVRGVGFRFERLGAD, from the coding sequence ATGACGCGTGTTCTCCTCGCCGAGGACGACCCGGCGATCTCCGAGCCGCTCGCGAGGGCGCTGCGGCGGGAGGGCTACGAGGTCGACGTCCGCGAGGACGGCGCCGCGGCCCTCGAGGGGGCCAAGGAGAACCCGGACCTCGTCCTGCTCGACCTCGGGCTGCCGCTCGTCGACGGGCTCGAGGTGTGCCGCCGCATCCGCGCCGAGGGCCGCACCATCCCCGTCCTCATCCTCACGGCCCGGGCCGACGAGGTCGACACGGTCGTCGGGCTCGACGCCGGGGCCGACGACTACGTCACCAAGCCGTTCCGCCTCGCCGAGCTGCTCGCCCGGGTGCGGGCGCTGCTGCGGCGCACGCCGACCGACGCGCCCCCCGGTCCCGAGCTCATGCGCATCGACTCCGAGGGGCGCCGCGCCTGGTTCAAGGGCGAGGAGCTGCAGCTCACGGCCAAGGAGTTCGACCTGCTGCGGGTGCTCGTGCGCGAGCAGGGCAAGGTCGTCTCGCGTGAGCAGCTCATGCGTGAGATCTGGGACACCGCGTGGTTCGGCTCGACGAAGACCCTCGACATGCACATCTCCGTGCTGCGGCGGAAGCTCGGTGACGACGCGACGTCGCCGCAGTACATCGCGACCGTGCGCGGGGTCGGCTTCCGGTTCGAGCGCCTCGGCGCGGACTGA
- a CDS encoding biotin--[acetyl-CoA-carboxylase] ligase: MRVPLAPDALDEALAASGRRWPPVEFHTRLGSTNDRARELATLLDAGWRVVLTDHQVGGRGRLGRVWTVPERASLAVSVVVPLPTPSLAAWAPLVAGLALARAVAEVTTEAGTPVTPRLKWPNDVLVAQDDDRKVSGILCELVAGGANGVDGGGAALVVVGAGVNVDQDRAELPVPTATSLALAGAVVGREPLAARYLLALRALVDELGDHGAAAMRTSYERACVTVGLDVEVHLPSGVVAGRAVGVDEHGGLVVSTPTGRRAFAAGDVVHVRRPGGRLT, from the coding sequence ATGCGCGTTCCCCTGGCCCCCGACGCCCTCGACGAGGCCCTCGCCGCGAGCGGTCGACGCTGGCCCCCGGTCGAGTTCCACACCCGCCTCGGCTCGACCAACGACCGCGCCCGCGAGCTCGCCACCCTCCTGGATGCCGGGTGGCGGGTGGTGCTCACCGACCACCAGGTGGGGGGCCGGGGTCGCCTCGGGCGGGTGTGGACGGTGCCCGAGCGGGCCTCGCTCGCCGTGTCGGTGGTCGTGCCGCTGCCGACCCCCTCGCTCGCGGCGTGGGCCCCTCTCGTGGCGGGCCTCGCCCTCGCCCGGGCCGTGGCGGAGGTGACGACAGAGGCGGGCACCCCGGTGACGCCGCGCCTCAAGTGGCCCAACGACGTGCTGGTCGCGCAGGACGACGACCGCAAGGTGAGCGGCATCCTCTGCGAGCTCGTCGCGGGAGGGGCGAACGGGGTCGACGGGGGCGGGGCGGCGCTCGTCGTCGTCGGCGCCGGGGTCAACGTCGACCAGGACCGCGCCGAGCTGCCGGTGCCGACCGCGACGTCGCTGGCCCTCGCCGGGGCGGTGGTGGGGCGCGAGCCGCTCGCCGCCCGCTACCTCCTCGCGCTGCGCGCGCTCGTCGACGAGCTCGGCGACCACGGTGCGGCTGCGATGCGCACGTCGTACGAACGGGCCTGCGTCACGGTCGGTCTCGACGTCGAGGTGCACCTGCCGTCCGGCGTCGTCGCCGGCCGGGCGGTCGGCGTCGACGAGCACGGTGGGCTCGTCGTGAGCACCCCGACCGGGCGGCGTGCGTTCGCCGCGGGCGACGTCGTGCACGTGCGCCGGCCCGGCGGGCGGCTGACCTGA
- a CDS encoding CoA-binding protein — protein sequence MTTTPATTRHNDPDDIRDLLMTPATWAVVGLGANPDRTAYSVSLWLQRELGMRLLPVHPSGATVHGAPGVRSLSEIPDGTVVKVVDCFVNSDRVGAVVDEAIEQRERLGIEALWLQLGVVDEEAARRAQAAGLTVVMDTCPKIEYPRLRPGDGADAVTG from the coding sequence ATGACGACCACCCCCGCGACGACCCGTCACAACGACCCCGACGACATCCGCGACCTGCTCATGACCCCGGCCACGTGGGCCGTGGTCGGCCTCGGCGCCAACCCCGACCGCACCGCCTACTCGGTCTCCCTGTGGCTGCAACGCGAGCTCGGCATGCGGCTGCTCCCGGTCCACCCGAGCGGGGCGACGGTGCACGGCGCGCCGGGCGTGCGGTCGCTCTCGGAGATCCCCGACGGCACAGTGGTCAAGGTCGTCGACTGCTTCGTCAACAGCGACCGCGTCGGGGCCGTCGTCGACGAGGCGATCGAGCAGCGCGAGCGACTCGGCATCGAGGCGCTGTGGCTGCAGCTCGGCGTCGTCGACGAGGAGGCCGCCCGGCGGGCCCAGGCGGCCGGCCTCACGGTGGTCATGGACACGTGCCCGAAGATCGAGTACCCGCGCCTGCGGCCGGGTGACGGCGCCGACGCCGTCACCGGCTGA
- the purE gene encoding 5-(carboxyamino)imidazole ribonucleotide mutase, which translates to MSNQPATVPSTPAEDAGGRAPLVGIVMGSDSDWPVMREAARALDELGVAYEADVVSAHRMPTEMIAYGEGAAGRGLRVIVAGAGGAAHLPGMLAAVTPLPVVGVPVPLQYLDGMDSLLSIVQMPAGVPVATVSIGGARNAGLLAARIVGAGEGAEAAALRERMVAFQASLRDQAHAKGAALRAEVARGLDAG; encoded by the coding sequence GTGAGCAACCAGCCTGCGACCGTCCCGTCGACGCCCGCCGAGGATGCCGGTGGCCGCGCCCCGCTCGTCGGCATCGTCATGGGCAGCGACAGCGACTGGCCCGTCATGCGCGAGGCCGCCCGCGCGCTCGACGAGCTCGGCGTCGCGTACGAGGCCGACGTCGTCTCGGCACACCGCATGCCGACCGAGATGATCGCGTACGGCGAGGGGGCCGCGGGGCGGGGGCTGCGGGTCATCGTGGCCGGCGCCGGCGGCGCGGCCCACCTGCCCGGCATGCTCGCGGCGGTGACGCCGCTGCCCGTCGTCGGGGTGCCGGTGCCGCTCCAGTACCTCGACGGCATGGACTCGCTGCTCTCGATCGTGCAGATGCCCGCGGGCGTGCCCGTCGCCACCGTGTCGATCGGCGGGGCCCGTAACGCCGGTCTGCTCGCGGCCCGCATCGTCGGCGCGGGTGAGGGCGCCGAGGCGGCCGCCCTGCGCGAGCGCATGGTCGCCTTCCAGGCGTCGCTGCGAGACCAGGCCCACGCCAAGGGCGCGGCCCTGCGCGCGGAGGTGGCACGGGGTCTCGACGCGGGCTGA
- a CDS encoding enoyl-CoA hydratase-related protein, which translates to MPTSPALVRVDRPEGAGLEHVAEIVLDRPEALNAVSTDMARAIAAATAQVAADESVRCVVLSSSSERAFCVGADLKERNTMSDADLVAQRPVARSAYGGVLRLPVPAVAAVDGHALGGGFELALSCDVVVVGDGATVGLPEVGVGVIPGGGGTQLLVRRVGWSRASLAIFTAQRMPAARALELGAVDEVVPAGTARARALELAATIAANSPVALRQAKRAMRLGSGVDLETGLEVEDACWRATAFSGDRREGVAAFAEKRRPQWPGR; encoded by the coding sequence ATGCCGACCAGCCCAGCCCTCGTGCGTGTCGACCGCCCCGAGGGGGCCGGTCTCGAGCACGTCGCCGAGATCGTGCTCGACCGGCCCGAGGCCCTCAACGCCGTCTCGACCGACATGGCCCGCGCCATCGCCGCCGCGACGGCGCAGGTGGCGGCCGACGAGTCGGTGCGGTGCGTCGTGCTCAGCTCGAGCAGCGAGCGCGCGTTCTGCGTCGGAGCCGACCTCAAGGAGCGCAACACGATGAGCGACGCCGACCTCGTCGCGCAGCGCCCGGTCGCCCGCTCGGCGTACGGCGGGGTGCTGCGCCTGCCCGTGCCGGCCGTCGCCGCGGTCGACGGCCACGCCCTCGGCGGCGGCTTCGAGCTCGCCCTGTCGTGCGACGTCGTCGTCGTCGGCGACGGCGCGACGGTGGGCCTGCCCGAGGTGGGCGTCGGCGTCATCCCCGGCGGCGGCGGCACCCAGCTGCTCGTGCGCCGCGTCGGCTGGTCGCGCGCCTCGCTCGCCATCTTCACGGCGCAGCGGATGCCGGCCGCCCGGGCCCTCGAGCTCGGCGCGGTCGACGAGGTGGTCCCGGCGGGCACGGCCCGCGCGCGGGCGCTCGAGCTGGCGGCGACGATCGCCGCGAACTCGCCGGTGGCGCTGCGCCAGGCCAAGCGGGCGATGCGCCTCGGCTCGGGCGTCGACCTCGAGACCGGCCTCGAGGTGGAGGACGCGTGCTGGCGCGCGACCGCCTTCTCCGGCGACCGCCGAGAGGGCGTGGCCGCCTTCGCCGAGAAGCGCCGGCCGCAGTGGCCGGGTCGGTGA
- a CDS encoding 5-(carboxyamino)imidazole ribonucleotide synthase produces the protein MSASSRPQRAPGGFPVVGVVGGGQLARMMQGPAVELGVTLSILAESDSAAAALAVPSAPVGEHTDVEALLAFARDCDVVTFDHEHVPQEALARLAAEGVVLHPTPDALRHAQDKLAMRERLTDLGVACPRWARATTAEEVTAFAAEVGWPLVAKTPRGGYDGKGVLVAHSVDDLADWLSGVGSPGPVQDGILLEEKVAFRRELAVLLARSPSGQAAAWPVVETVQVDGVCTEVLAPAPDLDDELASVATEAALRVAGALGVTGVLAVELFEVTDASGRPAYVVNELAMRPHNSGHWSMDGAVTGQFEQHLRAVLDLPLGDPRPRAPWTVMANVLGGDYPELYPAYRHIMARDPGAKVHVYGKGVRPGRKIGHVNVSGPDLAQARERAGHAADYLRGVITE, from the coding sequence GTGAGCGCGTCGAGCCGCCCCCAGCGGGCCCCCGGAGGTTTCCCCGTCGTCGGCGTCGTGGGCGGCGGCCAGCTGGCCCGCATGATGCAGGGCCCGGCCGTCGAGCTCGGCGTCACCCTCAGCATCCTCGCCGAGAGCGACTCCGCCGCCGCGGCGCTCGCGGTGCCCAGCGCCCCCGTCGGTGAGCACACCGACGTCGAGGCGCTGCTCGCCTTCGCCCGCGACTGCGACGTCGTGACCTTCGACCACGAGCACGTCCCCCAGGAGGCGCTCGCGCGCCTCGCCGCGGAGGGCGTCGTGCTGCATCCGACCCCCGACGCGCTGCGCCACGCCCAGGACAAGCTGGCGATGCGCGAGCGGCTCACCGACCTCGGCGTCGCCTGCCCCCGCTGGGCCCGGGCCACGACGGCCGAGGAGGTCACCGCCTTCGCCGCCGAGGTCGGGTGGCCCCTCGTCGCCAAGACCCCGCGCGGCGGCTACGACGGCAAGGGCGTCCTGGTCGCGCACTCGGTCGACGACCTCGCCGACTGGCTCTCGGGGGTCGGCTCCCCGGGGCCGGTGCAGGACGGCATCCTGCTCGAGGAGAAGGTCGCCTTCCGCCGCGAGCTCGCGGTGCTGCTCGCCCGCAGCCCCTCCGGGCAGGCGGCGGCGTGGCCGGTCGTCGAGACGGTTCAGGTCGACGGCGTGTGCACCGAGGTGCTCGCCCCCGCGCCCGACCTCGACGACGAGCTCGCCTCTGTCGCGACGGAGGCGGCGCTGCGCGTCGCCGGCGCGCTCGGGGTCACCGGGGTGCTGGCCGTCGAGCTCTTCGAGGTGACCGACGCGTCCGGCCGCCCCGCCTACGTCGTCAACGAGCTCGCCATGCGCCCGCACAACAGCGGCCACTGGTCGATGGACGGCGCTGTCACCGGCCAGTTCGAGCAGCACCTGCGGGCGGTGCTCGACCTGCCGCTCGGCGACCCGCGACCGCGAGCTCCGTGGACCGTCATGGCCAACGTCCTCGGCGGCGACTACCCCGAGCTGTACCCGGCCTACCGGCACATCATGGCCCGCGACCCCGGCGCCAAGGTGCACGTCTACGGCAAGGGCGTGCGGCCGGGCCGCAAGATCGGCCACGTCAACGTCAGCGGGCCCGACCTGGCGCAGGCGCGCGAGCGCGCCGGCCACGCGGCCGACTACCTCCGAGGAGTGATCACCGAGTGA